In Natrinema sp. HArc-T2, a genomic segment contains:
- a CDS encoding tRNA-guanine transglycosylase, which yields MLYRQRVLDLPHGELQTPVLFPVRNLGKRSSDNTPEYVGTIPDLPTAMINARAIRNRDPMWNRLTNGVSLREEMDVPEHTIVYADSGGYDFSQTEPDTTPRETLETQRLFDADIFGTVDIPLSRENRAAENQRRIEQSIELALEASDHHDGDELLLASVHGYDPKTLRNSIQYLESRGDFDGYALGSLVPVRSDYEKVTKLVLAARTATDKHLHVYGLGGLVYQPLLLYLGVDSFDSSAFIRSAGNRNYLLPGFGGEELWNIDDLEYLPCPCPVCGSRTLDDIRDDRDALVRHNLWALAAELRRFRYVAAAGKDIENYLDLRFQGNEVTQRAYRIAKQQVRRLA from the coding sequence ATGCTGTACCGGCAACGGGTGCTCGATCTTCCCCATGGAGAACTGCAGACTCCAGTTCTCTTTCCCGTCCGAAATCTCGGGAAGCGATCGAGTGACAACACACCAGAATACGTAGGGACGATTCCGGATCTCCCGACCGCGATGATCAACGCCCGGGCGATCAGGAACCGGGACCCAATGTGGAATCGGCTAACCAATGGAGTATCACTCCGAGAGGAGATGGATGTCCCGGAGCATACGATCGTCTACGCCGATAGCGGCGGATACGATTTCAGTCAAACAGAACCAGACACGACGCCTCGAGAAACACTCGAGACCCAACGGTTGTTCGACGCAGATATCTTCGGGACGGTGGATATCCCCCTCTCGCGGGAAAATCGAGCAGCGGAGAACCAACGCCGAATCGAACAGAGTATCGAACTCGCGTTAGAGGCAAGTGATCACCACGACGGTGACGAACTTCTGCTCGCAAGTGTCCATGGGTATGACCCCAAGACGCTTCGAAACAGCATCCAGTATCTAGAAAGTCGTGGTGATTTTGATGGCTACGCGCTTGGGAGTCTTGTTCCTGTTCGGTCAGATTACGAAAAAGTCACGAAGCTAGTATTGGCCGCGCGCACTGCGACGGACAAACACCTCCACGTCTACGGGCTTGGCGGCCTGGTCTATCAACCGCTCTTGCTGTATCTCGGTGTCGACAGTTTCGACTCATCCGCCTTCATTCGAAGCGCCGGGAATCGAAACTACCTGCTTCCCGGATTCGGCGGCGAAGAACTGTGGAATATCGACGATCTCGAATACCTTCCTTGTCCCTGTCCCGTCTGCGGTTCTCGAACGCTTGATGATATCAGAGACGATCGCGATGCATTGGTCAGACACAATCTCTGGGCCCTGGCAGCGGAGTTACGTCGGTTTCGGTACGTCGCGGCTGCTGGCAAGGATATCGAGAATTATCTCGATCTCAGATTCCAGGGCAACGAGGTGACACAACGGGCGTACAGAATCGCCAAGCAGCAAGTTCGGAGGTTAGCGTGA
- a CDS encoding DUF6884 domain-containing protein, with translation MDILVIDQCSNSKSYPDESAVFDAAEIDDTGLDALRARDEAVSVPARKLYDGRQQQYISEAVDSLRADGHTVDRYFISAGFGLVAEREDLPPYNATFAEMTASEIDSWSASLEISERTRDAITSSSYDIVFFALGSDYYRALDLSDILSALPADTFGVTFNQEEVADQYENVISIPARTEQAKEQGTIVVALKGNYLKNFANNLAYDNEPDSLDDVESACLSEPTSQQDLTDF, from the coding sequence ATGGATATACTCGTTATCGACCAATGTTCGAACAGCAAATCATACCCGGACGAAAGCGCCGTCTTCGACGCGGCCGAGATCGACGACACAGGTCTCGATGCGCTTCGTGCTCGTGATGAAGCCGTCAGTGTACCGGCACGAAAACTCTACGATGGCCGACAGCAGCAGTACATCAGTGAAGCGGTCGACTCGCTTCGAGCCGATGGCCACACCGTCGATCGATATTTCATCAGTGCCGGATTCGGGCTCGTTGCAGAGCGTGAGGACCTCCCACCGTACAACGCCACTTTTGCAGAGATGACTGCAAGTGAGATTGACTCATGGTCGGCCTCCCTCGAGATTTCGGAGCGAACACGTGACGCAATCACATCTTCCTCTTATGATATCGTCTTCTTCGCACTCGGGAGCGATTACTATCGTGCCTTGGATTTGTCCGACATACTGTCTGCGTTGCCGGCCGACACATTCGGCGTGACGTTCAATCAAGAAGAGGTGGCAGATCAATACGAGAACGTCATCTCGATCCCAGCACGCACCGAACAAGCGAAGGAACAAGGGACGATCGTCGTCGCGCTCAAGGGGAACTACCTGAAAAACTTCGCGAACAATCTCGCTTACGACAATGAACCTGATTCACTCGACGATGTGGAATCGGCGTGCCTCTCTGAGCCGACATCGCAGCAAGACTTGACCGATTTCTAG
- a CDS encoding queuine tRNA-ribosyltransferase tRNA-guanine transglycosylase — protein MRFYVPEWDDNVDAHYDFEHDEHSELGKDERELQYIWDIFDYETTPIDGVLISREQVEESATKFDQLTSHGVYSEQSGLNVPDWLPTISDCGAWGYKSLPFPPYGNDEMLAFYDELDVTVGVTIDHLVLSSDHETRLYLDKRAFADSTLTPSDLPEELTDEVDVMIDEWPTEWPEYVDDHDSTIFDVSSVAPFEPEDFEGDPAAVLERLRDDPRAVYREDDTEFRYQLTLENAAEMKELYDANDYSFRLMVAIQGWDPMSYAQAADQVLDLGYQYLGIGGVAGTNASRIRDIVTGVGNAVKEHERARKTRVDTHVFGFAKTDAFDTVGRTGMSSFDSASMLRAAWTGGDNYHLDSEQRYDALRVRFGSNRDPLDKRLQTALRGQELLHSLRAFDENEFISQAIREWAAEAEQALNDLSPYLEAHRHDDEYDQRLLRDIEEHFRDDYDHGRELRASFSRPFRKKIIKLLREDDPESPVDFEEYQTLIDTAREHFEGTFPRKADKIEQREEYSGEVATFDQVWQLVEDYASWIGDENLLEEYKTLLREKPWRDCDCRICEEFGIEVAIFRANNRNRRRGFHNTKRFYDQFREALPKTLVITPATDAITKNSTVETHLLTERTDFWSDVHDLPVAEVGVISGTGVHEWWAEPTETVSYDSEAMATSVGEFCARYQNAFLYDPEETVSQDVIEAIEDNGCVVESYANTEELRTAVLDRLGYDSEFLPEFMVQKGLMEF, from the coding sequence GTGAGATTCTACGTCCCTGAATGGGATGATAACGTCGACGCTCACTACGATTTCGAGCACGACGAACATTCTGAACTCGGAAAGGACGAGCGAGAGTTGCAGTATATCTGGGACATCTTTGACTACGAAACGACCCCGATAGACGGCGTTCTCATTTCACGCGAACAAGTTGAAGAAAGTGCGACGAAGTTCGACCAACTCACATCTCACGGTGTCTACTCCGAACAATCGGGGCTCAACGTACCCGACTGGCTCCCAACAATCAGCGACTGCGGCGCCTGGGGTTACAAATCGCTCCCGTTCCCCCCCTACGGGAACGACGAGATGCTGGCGTTCTACGACGAACTCGATGTTACAGTCGGCGTGACGATTGATCACCTCGTGCTTAGCTCTGATCACGAAACCCGACTCTATCTGGATAAGCGTGCGTTCGCTGACTCTACTCTCACACCGAGTGACCTTCCCGAAGAGTTAACTGACGAAGTCGACGTTATGATCGACGAATGGCCGACGGAGTGGCCGGAATACGTCGACGATCACGATTCGACGATTTTCGATGTCTCGTCGGTCGCCCCGTTTGAGCCAGAAGACTTCGAAGGCGATCCAGCCGCCGTACTTGAACGACTACGAGACGATCCGCGGGCCGTCTACCGAGAAGACGACACGGAGTTCCGGTACCAGCTAACCCTCGAAAACGCCGCGGAGATGAAGGAACTCTACGACGCAAACGACTATTCCTTCCGTCTCATGGTTGCGATCCAGGGCTGGGATCCGATGTCGTACGCACAAGCCGCAGATCAAGTACTCGACCTCGGATACCAATATCTTGGAATCGGTGGCGTCGCGGGCACCAATGCCAGCAGGATTCGTGATATCGTTACTGGCGTCGGGAACGCAGTAAAAGAGCACGAGCGAGCCCGCAAGACGAGAGTCGACACACACGTGTTCGGCTTCGCAAAAACCGATGCGTTCGACACAGTCGGGCGAACCGGGATGTCGAGTTTCGACAGTGCGAGCATGCTTCGGGCAGCCTGGACCGGCGGCGACAACTACCATCTCGACAGCGAGCAGCGCTACGACGCGCTTCGTGTTCGGTTCGGATCGAACAGGGATCCGCTTGACAAGCGACTCCAAACTGCACTCCGTGGACAAGAGCTGCTTCACTCGCTGCGTGCCTTCGACGAGAATGAATTTATCTCACAAGCGATTCGAGAGTGGGCCGCTGAAGCAGAGCAGGCGCTCAACGACCTATCTCCCTATCTAGAAGCCCATCGACACGACGACGAGTATGATCAACGTCTCCTCCGCGATATCGAGGAGCACTTCCGCGATGACTACGACCACGGCCGCGAGCTGCGGGCAAGTTTCAGCCGCCCCTTCCGGAAAAAGATAATCAAACTACTCCGAGAAGACGATCCTGAATCGCCGGTCGATTTTGAAGAGTACCAAACATTGATCGACACTGCTCGAGAGCATTTCGAGGGAACGTTCCCGAGAAAGGCGGACAAGATCGAGCAGCGTGAGGAGTATTCAGGAGAAGTTGCGACATTCGATCAGGTTTGGCAACTCGTCGAGGATTACGCGTCGTGGATCGGCGACGAGAACTTACTCGAGGAGTACAAGACACTGCTTCGAGAGAAGCCGTGGCGAGACTGCGATTGCCGAATCTGTGAGGAATTCGGGATCGAAGTCGCGATCTTCCGTGCGAACAATCGCAACCGGCGCCGCGGCTTCCATAACACGAAACGGTTCTACGATCAGTTCCGAGAAGCACTGCCGAAAACACTCGTCATAACGCCGGCGACCGATGCGATCACGAAGAACAGTACGGTCGAAACCCACCTCCTCACGGAACGAACGGATTTCTGGTCCGATGTCCACGATCTACCGGTAGCGGAAGTAGGCGTAATAAGCGGAACTGGCGTTCACGAGTGGTGGGCCGAGCCGACAGAAACCGTTTCATACGACTCGGAAGCTATGGCAACATCCGTCGGCGAGTTCTGCGCACGTTACCAGAACGCATTCCTGTACGACCCCGAGGAGACGGTTTCGCAGGACGTGATTGAGGCGATTGAAGACAATGGATGCGTTGTCGAATCGTATGCGAACACGGAGGAACTCCGAACGGCTGTTCTCGACCGCCTCGGATACGACAGCGAGTTCCTGCCGGAGTTTATGGTACAAAAAGGGCTAATGGAGTTCTGA